A part of Miscanthus floridulus cultivar M001 chromosome 6, ASM1932011v1, whole genome shotgun sequence genomic DNA contains:
- the LOC136456907 gene encoding sterol 3-beta-glucosyltransferase UGT80B1, whose amino-acid sequence MGINGEEWEETIVGGGVRRRKGGAEAAGLGASSSFAEGMGEFVLRSMDARFSGSVDDDELFVSSRQPAFGHSKSSTATSGIFNGQENVFVRSYSDRLLKCDLTLDMLSENEKIKITERLVKIQNDGTVEVDVTRSALVASELSEIDAFGYVPRDIEKVTPGITKSVPKLKIAILVVGTRGDVQPFIALAKRLQEFGHYVRLATHANFRTFVKSAGIDFYPLGGDPRVMAQYMTKNKGFFLAAPAEIAVQRKQLKEIIFSLLPACTEPDLDTGTPFRAQAIIANPPAYGHMHIAEALGAPLHIFFTFPWTPTNEFPHPLARMPQSATYRLSYLILDLIVWWGSRGFINDFRKKLNLPPVAYFSTYHGSISHLPTGYMWSPQLMPKPKDWGPLVDVVGYCFLNLGTKYQSPPELSQWLQQGPKPIYIGFGSMPLDDEKKVTAIILDALRETGQRGIISRGWGALGNFSEVPVDVFILEDCPHDWLFPQCAAVVHHGGAGTTAAGLIAGCPTTVVPFFGDQFFWGERVHARGVGPAPIPIAELTVEALSNAIRFMLDPEVKSRTMELAIAIGNEDGVAAAVDAFHRHLPSELPLSPPAHVEEEPIDFFQWFSRALEKCCFPFNL is encoded by the exons ATGGGGATCAACGGCGAGGAGTGGGAGGAGACGATAGTGGGCGGCGGCGTTCGGAGGCGGAAGGGTGGTGCCGAGGCTGCCGGCTTGGGCGCATCCTCCTCCTTTGCGGAGGGGATGGGGGAATTCGTGCTGAGGTCCATGGACGCCAGGTTCTCCGGATCGGTCGACGACGATGAGTTATTTGTCTCGTCGCGGCAGCCAG CATTTGGGCATAGTAAATCATCAACTGCTACTTCTGGTATCTTTAACGGGCAAGAAAACGTTTTTGTAAGGTCATACTCTGATAGGTTGCTGAAGTGTGACCTCACTTTGGATATGCTATCAGAAAATGAGAAG ATAAAGATAACCGAAAGGTTAGTAAAGATCCAGAATGATGGTACAGTGGAGGTAGATGTGACGCGCAGTGCTCTTGTTGCCTCAGAACTCTCGGAGATTGATGCTTTTGGTTATGTACCACGTGATATTGAAAAAGTTACACCTGGAATCACCAAGTCAGTCCCAAAGCTGAAGATTGCTATACTTGTAGTTGGAACCCGAGGGGATGTACAGCCTTTTATAGCATTAGCTAAACGACTGCAG GAATTCGGTCATTATGTTAGATTGGCAACTCATGCCAATTTCCGTACTTTTGTGAAGTCAGCTGGCATTGATTTTTACCCATTGGGTGGTGATCCTCGGGTTATGGCTCAGT ATATGACAAAAAACAAAGGGTTTTTCCTGGCTGCACCAGCAGAGATTGCCGTTCAAAGAAAGCAGCTTAAGGAAATCATCTTCTCACTTCTACCTGCATGCACAGAACCTGATTTGGATACCGGAACTCCTTTCAGAGCTCAGGCAATAATTGCGAATCCTCCTGCTTATG GTCATATGCATATCGCAGAAGCTCTTGGAGCACCTCTGCATATCTTCTTCACTTTTCCATGGAC GCCAACTAATGAATTCCCACATCCATTGGCACGAATGCCTCAAAGTGCAACTTATAGG CTATCATATCTTATTCTGGATTTAATAGTTTGGTGGGGCTCCAGGGGATTCATAAATGATTTCAGGAAGAAATTAAATTTGCCCCCTGTTGCTTACTTCAGCACATACCATGGATCTATATCACACTTACCTACTGGATACATGTGGAGCCCTCAACTTATGCCAAAGCCAAAAG ATTGGGGTCCTCTAGTGGATGTTGTGGGATATTGCTTCTTAAATCTTGGAACAAAGTATCAATCACCACCAGAACTATCACAGTGGCTTCAACAGGGGCCCAAGCCAATATACATTGGTTTTGGTAGCATG CCtcttgatgatgagaagaaagtcactgctatcattttggatgcacttagAGAAACCGGACAGAGGGGAATCATTAGCCGTGGTTGGGGAGCTCTTGGAAATT TTTCAGAAGTTCCAGTTGATGTCTTCATCTTGGAGGATTGCCCTCACGATTGGCTCTTCCCTCAGTGTGCTGCAGTG GTGCATCATGGTGGAGCAGGTACTACAGCAGCAGGGCTGATAGCTGGG TGTCCTACCACCGTAGTGCCATTTTTTGGAGACCAGTTCTTCTGGGGCGAGAGAGTTCATGCACGAGGAGTGGGTCCTGCACCTATACCTATTGCAGAACTTACTGTAGAGGCACTATCAAATGCAATAAGATTCATGCTTGATCCAGAG GTAAAATCACGAACAATGGAACTGGCGATAGCAATAGGCAATGAGGATGGTGTGGCAGCAGCTGTAGATGCATTTCACCGTCACCTGCCTTCAGAATTGCCACTGTCGCCACCCGCACATGTGGAGGAAGAACCCATAGACTTCTTCCAATGGTTTTCTCGAGCCCTGGAGAAATGTTGTTTCCCATTCAATTTGTAG